One window from the genome of Dermacentor silvarum isolate Dsil-2018 chromosome 7, BIME_Dsil_1.4, whole genome shotgun sequence encodes:
- the LOC119458029 gene encoding JNK1/MAPK8-associated membrane protein: protein MQNIYHYERTRTHCPGLYCGRIRFDNGSYSDCGACPRGFRVSRESKLCLPCGDLPQFYDWLYLGFMALLLLVVEWYIIDKTMRRRSFTPEVLALHACALFETVLAAVATLLSTPPVGQVLLHTCRVQRLSDWYTLLHNPTPGYKHTLRCTQEAVYPLFSMIFVFYGLCLASLLLLRPLLVYKVFSGQGKKSVFLTMYAIPALGLIHATMGGLLYYAFPYIVIILSVVSMASHFAFRLDQSMCSLFSQTLKESRNLTILIGHWFLHAYGIIAITQLRDPAFHWALLAVVPFPSLFYILTSKFTDPSKLHVE, encoded by the exons ATGCAGAACATTTACCACTACG AACGGACCAGGACCCACTGCCCTGGCCTGTATTGCGGCCGAATCAGATTCGACAATGGTTCCTACAGCGATTGTGGG GCCTGTCCTCGTGGATTCCGGGTGTCCCGTGAGAGCAAGCTGTGCTTGCCATGTGGCGACCTGCCCCAGTTCTACGACTGGCTCTACCTGGGCTTCATGgcactgctgctgctggtggtcgAGTGGTACATCATCGACAAGACCATGCGTCGACGGAG CTTCACCCCCGAAGTGCTTGCACTCCACGCGTGTGCCCTGTTCGAGACGGTGCTGGCGGCAGTGGCGACGCTTCTCTCGACACCCCCCGTGGGTCAAGTGCTGCTTCACACGTGCCGAGTGCAGCGACTCTCGGACTGGTACACCCTGCTGCACAACCCGACGCCGGGGTACAAGCACACACTGCGCTGCACCCAGGAGGCCGTCTACCCACT GTTTTCCatgatctttgtcttctacgGCCTCTGCCTGGCATCCTTGCTGCTCCTGCGGCCCCTGCTAGTCTACAAGGTATTCTCCGGTCAGGGAAAGAAGTCAGTATTCCTGACCATGTACGCCATTCCTGCATTGGGCCTCATTCATGCTACTATGGGCGGGCTGCTGT ATTACGCCTTTCCGTACATAGTGATAATCTTGTCCGTGGTGTCCATGGCTTCTCACTTTGCATTCAGGCTTGATCAG TCCATGTGTTCCTTGTTCTCACAAACACTGAAGGAGTCACGGAACCTGACAATTCTCATCGGCCATTGGTTCCTCCACGCCTACGGAATCATCGCCATCACCCAGTTGCGAGATCCAGCATTCCACTGGGCACTACTTGCCGTCGTCCCCTTCCCATCATTGTTCTACATCCTGACATCAAAGTTCACAGATCCCAGCAAGCTACATGTGGAGTGA